The proteins below come from a single Papaver somniferum cultivar HN1 chromosome 11, ASM357369v1, whole genome shotgun sequence genomic window:
- the LOC113322707 gene encoding putative RNA polymerase II subunit B1 CTD phosphatase RPAP2 homolog — protein MAKAELAFTNNAVHKLQLALLEGINDENKLFAAGSLISKKDYEDVVTERSISNVCGYPLCKNSLPLERPRKGRYRISLKEHKVYDLQETYMYCSSECVVNSLAFGGSLQDERCPVVNSSKFNEVLKLFEDLSLEEEGLGKKKGDLGLSELRIQEKLDAKVGEGVPSDGWVGGPSNAIEGYVPKSDSSLKLPEKGGGLKAKSATQKKGKGKAVNEMEFTSSISMGDQLGIPKRPSALKRSSKTMLEESKVKLNNSIVKSQDEIPEVSYYASKSGSDVNVTDLEEEELCAGIDALLQETALKSSLKSSGSKKLTRNVTWADEKETDTGNESHGNLCDVQEMGDSQGSAESSGSQTVEDMDSSVRLASAEACANALKQAAVIVACGESDASHAVSEAGIIILPQHMYGGDTEMVENGLEPESAPLKWPTKPGVFNLELFDPENSWFEPPPEGFNLSLSPFATMYMALFGWVTSSSLAYIYGRDEDSQEEFLSVNGRSYPYKIVLSDGRSSEIKHTLSGCLSRALPGLVMDLRLPTPVSFLEQGMSRLIETMSFIDALPSFRMNQWHLIVLLFVDALSVCQIPGLSSHMTGTRMLTHKVLDGAQISSEEYELLKDHILPLGRLPQFSTQSGA, from the coding sequence ATGGCTAAAGCTGAATTAGCTTTTACAAATAATGCTGTACACAAGCTACAGCTTGCACTTCTTGAGGGTATAAACGATGAGAACAAACTGTTTGCAGCTGGGTCTTTGATTTCTAAAAAGGATTATGAAGATGTGGTGACTGAAAGGTCGATTTCCAATGTATGTGGTTATCCTCTTTGTAAGAATTCGTTACCATTAGAGCGGCCTAGGAAAGGGCGGTATCGAATTTCGTTgaaagagcataaggtttatgaCTTACAAGAGACGTATATGTACTGTTCTTCTGAATGTGTTGTTAATAGTTTAGCTTTTGGGGGTAGTTTGCAAGATGAGAGATGCCCAGTAGTGAATTCATCAAAGTTTAATGAGGTTTTGAAGTTGTTTGAggatttgagtttggaagaaGAGggtttggggaagaagaagggtgATTTGGGATTGTCTGAGTTAAGGATTCAGGAAAAATTGGATGCCAAGGTTGGGGAAGGGGTGCCGTCAGATGGTTGGGTTGGTGGTCCATCAAATGCAATTGAAGGGTATGTTCCCAAAAGTGACTCATCTTTGAAGCTTCCAGAGAAAGGGGGAGGGTTGAAGGCTAAAAGTGCTACGCAAAAGAAAGGGAAAGGCAAGGCAGTGAATGAGATGGAATTTACGAGTAGTATTAGCATGGGGGATCAACTTGGCATTCCTAAACGGCCTTCTGCTCTTAAGCGGAGTTCTAAAACAATGTTAGAGGAGTCAAAAGTAAAATTGAACAATTCAATTGTCAAAAGTCAGGATGAAATTCCTGAAGTATCTTACTATGCGTCCAAAAGTGGTTCAGATGTGAATGTTactgatttagaagaagaagagctGTGTGCTGGAATAGATGCTCTGTTACAAGAAACTGCATTGAAATCCTCCTTGAAGTCTTCGGGTTCAAAAAAATTGACTCGCAATGTTACATGGGCTGATGAAAAAGAAACTGATACTGGTAATGAGAGCCATGGAAACCTTTGTGATGTTCAAGAGATGGGTGACTCGCAAGGTAGTGCTGAAAGCTCAGGTAGTCAGACAGTGGAGGATATGGACAGTTCCGTACGTTTAGCATCAGCAGAGGCATGTGCAAATGCTTTGAAACAAGCAGCTGTAATTGTGGCTTGTGGTGAATCTGATGCCAGTCATGCTGTATCTGAAGCTGGGATCATTATCTTGCCACAGCACATGTATGGAGGAGACACCGAGATGGTTGAGAATGGCCTCGAGCCAGAATCAGCGCCTCTCAAATGGCCAACAAAGCCTGGTGTTTTCAATCTTGAGCTGTTTGATCCTGAGAACTCATGGTTTGAACCTCCACCCGAGGGCTTTAACTTAAGTTTATCACCATTTGCGACAATGTATATGGCACTTTTTGGATGGGTAACATCTTCTTCTCTGGCTTATATATATGGGCGTGACGAAGATTCCCAAGAAGAGTTTTTATCTGTTAATGGGAGATCATATCCTTACAAAATTGTCTTGAGTGATGGGCGCTCTTCTGAAATCAAGCACACTCTGTCTGGTTGTCTTTCCCGAGCACTGCCAGGACTTGTTATGGATTTAAGGCTGCCGACTCCAGTATCCTTCCTGGAGCAAGGAATGTCCCGCTTGATAGAGACCATGTCGTTCATCGATGCGCTTCCGTCCTTCAGAATGAACCAGTGGCATCTGATTGTTCTTTTATTTGTGGATGCTCTCTCGGTATGTCAAATTCCAGGACTCTCATCACATATGACAGGTACAAGAATGTTAACACACAAGGTTCTGGATGGTGCCCAGATAAGTAGTGAAGAGTACGAGCTTTTGAAGGATCATATTCTTCCACTTGGTAGGCTACCCCAGTTCTCTACACAAAGTGGAGCTTGA